Proteins encoded within one genomic window of Actinoplanes octamycinicus:
- a CDS encoding substrate-binding domain-containing protein, with protein MALATLGIVVPSVAAFYEFVLKGRKRLGYRVQMDTTTTNVAETDAELPGALLELQNHGVPLKHASLVLLRVENNGFTYIDTHDYVALDDDRVGIRFFFPNRKVVGTVITELSNDSLRANFRDLRTSFREETDRRPAGGVIELPKVPMNRNAHYKVLAALERVPGVTGEPAPPTLEGEIKDGRIQETQSRTNTPKRVITLVSFLVLLIVAQLAVFLRSNSGAPLDCATGHVTIYGSTAFKPIVTEAADAYRDVCAGASFAFTMEGSGEGVAVLDDHGRAGDKGEFIAFSDGRKADGMPALLGRPISFFLFALAVNPDAGVRDLSLAQVRDIYAGKITNWKAVGGNDVPIRLITRHRGSGTRAAFKERVLGATVEAPPTVDVCPHDSGREPFVCEVGDTEKLLATVADTSGALGYGEAGAAAATEGVVTVRIDDHPPTVTEADAHLYPFWQTEYAYTTGEPAARSLTASFLRFLTTQTGADILRSHGLRPCAELADPASCQPVRAGPS; from the coding sequence GTGGCGCTCGCGACGCTCGGTATCGTGGTGCCCAGTGTCGCGGCGTTCTACGAGTTCGTGCTCAAAGGACGGAAACGCCTCGGCTATCGCGTTCAGATGGACACCACGACGACCAACGTCGCGGAGACCGACGCGGAGCTGCCCGGGGCGCTGCTGGAATTGCAGAATCACGGCGTTCCGCTCAAGCACGCGTCGCTCGTGCTGTTGCGGGTGGAGAACAACGGATTCACCTACATCGACACCCACGACTATGTGGCGCTCGATGACGATCGGGTCGGCATCCGGTTCTTCTTCCCGAATCGGAAGGTCGTCGGCACGGTCATCACCGAGCTGAGCAACGATTCGCTGCGGGCGAACTTCCGGGATCTGCGGACCAGTTTCCGGGAGGAGACCGATCGGCGACCGGCCGGCGGCGTCATCGAGCTGCCCAAGGTGCCGATGAACCGGAACGCGCACTACAAGGTTCTCGCCGCCCTGGAACGGGTCCCCGGAGTCACCGGCGAGCCGGCCCCGCCCACCCTGGAGGGCGAGATCAAGGACGGCCGGATCCAGGAGACGCAGAGCCGGACCAACACCCCGAAGCGCGTCATCACCCTGGTCAGCTTCCTGGTCCTGCTGATCGTCGCGCAGCTGGCGGTCTTCCTGCGCAGCAACAGCGGGGCGCCGCTGGACTGCGCCACCGGGCACGTCACGATCTACGGCTCGACCGCGTTCAAGCCGATCGTCACCGAGGCCGCCGACGCCTACCGCGACGTGTGCGCGGGCGCGTCGTTCGCGTTCACCATGGAGGGCAGCGGCGAGGGGGTCGCGGTGCTCGACGACCACGGCCGGGCCGGGGACAAGGGCGAGTTCATCGCGTTCTCTGACGGCCGCAAGGCCGACGGCATGCCCGCGCTGCTCGGCCGGCCGATCAGTTTCTTCCTGTTCGCCCTGGCGGTGAACCCGGACGCGGGCGTGCGCGACCTGTCGCTGGCGCAGGTGCGGGACATCTACGCCGGGAAGATCACCAATTGGAAGGCGGTCGGCGGCAACGACGTGCCGATCCGGCTGATCACCCGGCACCGGGGGTCGGGCACCCGGGCGGCGTTCAAGGAGCGGGTCCTCGGCGCCACCGTGGAGGCGCCGCCGACGGTCGACGTCTGCCCGCACGACAGCGGCCGTGAGCCGTTCGTGTGCGAGGTCGGCGACACCGAGAAACTGCTGGCCACGGTCGCGGACACGAGCGGGGCGCTGGGCTACGGCGAGGCCGGGGCGGCGGCTGCCACCGAGGGCGTGGTCACGGTCCGGATCGACGATCACCCGCCGACGGTGACCGAAGCGGACGCGCACCTCTACCCGTTCTGGCAGACCGAGTACGCCTACACCACTGGCGAGCCGGCAGCCCGGTCGCTGACCGCGAGCTTCCTGCGCTTCCTGACCACCCAGACCGGCGCCGACATCCTCCGCTCGCACGGCCTCCGCCCGTGCGCCGAACTGGCCGACCCGGCGAGCTGTCAGCCGGTCCGCGCCGGGCCGAGCTAG
- a CDS encoding ATP-binding protein gives MSWRWDRPWRRAAAVSALVALIGGAVSLGVGAVLRADERTAAAVQMDRLTATAVAAVRAETRRYVDTLRTTAAAVGAQQTLTAAEYAALTAPLRGMRLAGATSMALVVPATDGEVAQVERTWRDRGATGLTLRPQGVGEHAFTVLVAALDGGTGRTGLDMTQAAAPAAVLAESRRSREVAVSDTYQLLVDRTLPPERRQNSFVLAAPVYQGVGENFLGWLLFGIRGQDFMGGILQSAGAGLTDLRLEADEVTGQVVTVATVHNPAGHRADLERAVAVPVADSTWTLRLTAARRDLPGGRTGLPAAVAGGGVCLTLLLTVLVWVLATGRERAQARVEAATTELIAEQAETGRQATLLQAVLDSISEGVAVAGADGTLLMENPAAHAILGQAAPPAGGADSWQQHFGFYRPDGVTPVPTGEMPLVRALAGENVDQMEMTVRNATHPDGRLISVSARPIDTAGGRRGAVAVFHDITDRKRVETELRAFAGMVAHDLKAPLTLVSAYAELVAEALDDLAGGSGAPTLDQARRGTAKVLHGAGRMQRLINELLDYTAARDATLRVERLSLRALVDEVVTARTDAPGHEPEARPDIFVGPLPDVHADPVLLRQVIDNLVGNAIKYTPPGQAPRIDITAREDEDGGVRVRIADRGIGIPDGEHAAVFDSFHRASNGMAHPGTGLGLAICRRIVERHGGHIDAAPNPGGGTIFSFTLSGAIAHDAEPVPQTPDTVTTS, from the coding sequence GTGAGCTGGAGGTGGGATCGACCCTGGCGCCGGGCTGCCGCGGTCAGCGCGCTGGTGGCCCTGATCGGGGGCGCCGTGTCGCTGGGCGTCGGCGCGGTGCTGCGCGCCGACGAGCGGACGGCTGCCGCCGTGCAGATGGACCGGCTCACCGCCACCGCGGTCGCCGCGGTCCGGGCGGAGACCCGCCGGTACGTCGACACGCTCCGCACCACCGCCGCCGCGGTCGGCGCCCAGCAGACGCTCACCGCCGCCGAGTACGCCGCGCTGACCGCCCCACTGCGCGGCATGCGGCTGGCCGGTGCCACCTCGATGGCGCTCGTCGTGCCGGCCACCGACGGCGAGGTGGCCCAGGTCGAGCGCACCTGGCGGGACCGCGGCGCGACCGGCCTGACGCTGCGGCCGCAAGGGGTCGGCGAGCACGCCTTCACGGTGCTGGTCGCCGCGCTGGACGGCGGCACCGGGCGGACCGGGCTGGACATGACCCAGGCCGCGGCGCCGGCCGCGGTGCTGGCCGAGTCGCGGCGCAGCCGGGAGGTCGCCGTCTCGGACACCTATCAGCTGCTGGTCGACCGGACGCTGCCGCCGGAGCGGCGCCAGAACTCGTTCGTCCTGGCCGCGCCGGTCTACCAGGGCGTCGGCGAGAACTTCCTGGGCTGGCTGCTGTTCGGGATCCGCGGCCAGGACTTCATGGGCGGCATCCTGCAGTCGGCCGGCGCCGGGCTCACCGACCTGCGGCTGGAAGCGGACGAGGTGACCGGCCAGGTGGTCACGGTGGCCACCGTGCACAACCCGGCCGGGCACCGGGCCGACCTGGAGCGGGCGGTGGCCGTACCGGTGGCCGACTCGACCTGGACGCTGCGGCTCACCGCGGCCCGGCGGGATCTGCCCGGCGGGCGGACCGGGCTGCCGGCCGCCGTGGCCGGCGGCGGCGTCTGCCTGACCCTGCTGCTCACCGTGCTGGTCTGGGTGCTGGCCACCGGCCGGGAACGGGCCCAGGCCCGGGTCGAGGCGGCCACCACCGAGCTGATCGCCGAGCAGGCCGAGACCGGCCGGCAGGCGACCCTGCTGCAGGCGGTGCTGGACAGCATCAGCGAGGGCGTCGCGGTGGCCGGCGCGGACGGCACGCTGCTGATGGAGAACCCGGCCGCGCACGCCATCCTCGGCCAGGCCGCGCCGCCGGCCGGTGGCGCGGACAGCTGGCAGCAGCACTTCGGGTTCTACCGGCCGGACGGCGTCACGCCGGTGCCGACCGGGGAGATGCCGCTGGTCCGGGCGCTGGCCGGGGAGAACGTCGACCAGATGGAGATGACCGTCCGGAACGCCACGCACCCGGACGGGCGGCTGATCAGCGTGTCGGCCCGGCCGATCGACACGGCCGGCGGCCGGCGCGGGGCGGTCGCGGTGTTCCACGACATCACCGATCGCAAGCGGGTGGAGACCGAGCTGCGCGCCTTCGCCGGCATGGTGGCACACGACCTGAAAGCACCGCTGACCCTGGTCAGCGCGTATGCCGAGCTGGTCGCCGAGGCGCTCGACGACCTGGCCGGCGGATCCGGCGCGCCCACCCTGGACCAGGCCCGCCGGGGCACCGCCAAGGTGCTGCACGGCGCCGGCCGGATGCAGCGGCTGATCAACGAGCTGCTCGACTACACCGCGGCCCGGGACGCCACCCTGCGCGTCGAACGACTCAGCCTGCGCGCACTGGTCGACGAGGTGGTGACCGCCCGCACCGACGCGCCCGGCCACGAGCCGGAAGCCCGGCCGGACATCTTCGTCGGCCCGCTGCCCGACGTGCACGCCGACCCGGTGCTGCTCCGCCAGGTGATCGACAACCTGGTCGGCAACGCGATCAAGTACACCCCGCCGGGGCAGGCGCCGCGGATCGACATCACCGCGCGGGAGGACGAGGACGGCGGGGTCCGGGTACGGATCGCCGACCGTGGGATCGGCATCCCGGACGGCGAGCACGCCGCCGTCTTCGACAGCTTCCACCGGGCCAGCAACGGCATGGCGCACCCGGGCACCGGGCTCGGGCTGGCCATCTGCCGCCGGATCGTGGAGCGGCACGGCGGCCACATCGACGCGGCCCCGAACCCGGGCGGCGGCACGATCTTCTCGTTCACGCTGAGCGGCGCCATCGCCCACGACGCGGAGCCGGTCCCCCAGACCCCCGACACGGTCACCACCAGCTGA
- a CDS encoding glycosyltransferase, whose protein sequence is MEPFGNPAVSIVVPTHTERRWASLSRTIRSAQHQTYPAGEVVVVVDHNPAMATRVRQEFPGVTVLENAYARGASGNRNTGAFHTRTPLIAFLDDDTVAAPTWLQGLIMPFRDPRVVGAGGGIIPNWEGRRPRWWPDELLWAVGVSYTGMPTSTAPIRNVWSASMIVRRDAFLAVGGFRTGFGKLGDRNRPEDTELCLRMSAVNGGHWMYVPDAVIDHEVPRSRSTFAFLMSRCYHEGRGKVQMAGLLPKEQKLGAEADYLKRTLPRAFVRGLAHALMGRGGFHALRAVTVIAAVLAAAWGGGVEALAGVLEPTAD, encoded by the coding sequence TTGGAGCCTTTCGGCAATCCCGCCGTCAGCATCGTCGTTCCCACGCACACCGAACGGCGGTGGGCTTCGCTGTCCCGGACCATCCGGTCGGCACAGCACCAGACATACCCGGCCGGCGAGGTGGTGGTCGTGGTCGACCACAACCCGGCCATGGCCACCCGGGTCCGGCAGGAGTTCCCCGGCGTCACCGTGCTGGAGAACGCGTACGCCCGGGGCGCCTCCGGCAACCGGAACACCGGCGCCTTCCACACCCGCACCCCGCTGATCGCCTTCCTGGACGACGACACGGTCGCCGCGCCGACCTGGCTGCAGGGGCTGATCATGCCGTTCCGGGATCCGCGGGTGGTCGGCGCCGGCGGCGGCATCATCCCGAACTGGGAGGGACGCCGGCCGCGCTGGTGGCCGGACGAGCTGCTCTGGGCGGTCGGCGTGTCGTACACCGGGATGCCGACCAGCACCGCGCCGATCCGCAACGTCTGGTCGGCCAGCATGATCGTGCGCCGGGACGCGTTCCTGGCGGTCGGCGGGTTCCGCACCGGCTTCGGCAAGCTGGGTGACCGGAACCGGCCCGAGGACACCGAGCTCTGCCTGCGGATGAGCGCGGTGAACGGCGGCCACTGGATGTACGTCCCGGACGCGGTGATCGACCACGAGGTGCCGAGGTCCCGGTCGACGTTCGCATTCCTGATGTCGCGCTGCTACCACGAGGGCCGCGGCAAGGTGCAGATGGCCGGGCTGCTGCCGAAGGAGCAGAAGCTCGGCGCCGAGGCGGACTACCTGAAGCGGACCCTGCCCCGGGCCTTCGTCCGCGGCCTGGCCCACGCCCTGATGGGCCGGGGCGGTTTCCACGCGCTGCGCGCGGTCACGGTGATCGCCGCGGTGCTGGCCGCGGCCTGGGGCGGCGGGGTCGAGGCGCTCGCCGGCGTGCTGGAGCCGACCGCCGACTGA
- the map gene encoding type I methionyl aminopeptidase, producing the protein MIELKSAEEIGRMAVTGQFVGELLAELSRVAAVGVNLMDLEHHARRRIKERGAESCYWDYAPSFGRGPFRNVLCLSVNDAVLHGLPHDYVLRDGDLLSIDMAVGIDGWVADSALSVIVGEPDPADQKLIEATEVALVAGIAAAQPGGRLGDISAAIGEVAHSYGYRVNGEFGGHGIGRTMHEAPHVANSGRPRRGMKLDPGLTIAIEPWFCQSTDKIKFDEDGWTIRSADGSRTAHSEHTVAITESGPRVLTGRP; encoded by the coding sequence GTGATCGAGCTGAAGTCCGCCGAGGAGATCGGCCGGATGGCGGTGACCGGCCAGTTCGTCGGCGAGCTGCTCGCCGAGCTGAGCCGGGTCGCCGCGGTCGGGGTCAACCTGATGGACCTCGAACACCACGCCCGCCGCCGGATCAAGGAACGCGGCGCCGAGTCCTGCTACTGGGACTACGCCCCGTCGTTCGGGCGCGGCCCGTTCCGCAACGTGCTCTGCCTGTCGGTCAACGACGCGGTGCTGCACGGCCTGCCACACGACTACGTGCTGCGGGACGGCGACCTGCTGAGCATCGACATGGCGGTCGGCATCGACGGCTGGGTCGCCGACTCCGCGCTCTCGGTCATCGTCGGCGAGCCGGACCCGGCCGACCAGAAACTGATCGAGGCCACCGAGGTCGCCCTGGTCGCCGGCATCGCCGCCGCTCAGCCCGGCGGCCGGCTGGGCGACATCTCGGCCGCGATCGGCGAGGTCGCCCACTCCTACGGCTACCGGGTGAACGGCGAGTTCGGCGGCCACGGCATCGGGCGGACCATGCACGAGGCGCCGCACGTGGCGAACAGCGGCCGGCCCCGTCGCGGCATGAAGCTCGACCCCGGGCTGACGATCGCCATCGAGCCGTGGTTCTGCCAGTCCACCGATAAGATCAAGTTCGACGAGGACGGCTGGACGATCCGCTCGGCGGACGGCTCCCGGACCGCGCACTCCGAGCACACCGTCGCCATCACCGAGTCCGGCCCGCGAGTCCTGACCGGGCGCCCCTGA
- a CDS encoding SDR family oxidoreductase, translating to MSEQRVGVTGASGQLGGRVARRLSESGVPQRLLVRDVARAPDLPGATANVAPFHDRDTCREAMRGLRTVLMVSASETPDRVEQHRTFVDAAVDAGVEHLVYISFYGAAPDATFTLARDHWATEQHIQSQGLAATFLRDNLYADFLPMLAGEDRVIRGPAGDGRVAAVAQDDIADAAVAVLRDPAAHAGQTYSLTGPEALTLAEVATIIGARYQPETIEEAYASRESYGAPKWQLDAWVSTYTAIAAGELAGVTTHVADLTGRPPTSVATLLAGRD from the coding sequence ATGAGTGAGCAGCGGGTCGGAGTGACCGGAGCGAGCGGGCAGCTCGGTGGGCGGGTGGCACGGCGGCTTTCGGAGTCGGGTGTGCCGCAGAGGTTGCTGGTCCGGGATGTGGCCCGAGCGCCGGACCTGCCGGGAGCGACCGCCAACGTGGCGCCGTTCCACGATCGGGACACCTGCCGGGAGGCCATGCGCGGGCTCCGGACCGTGCTGATGGTGTCGGCCTCGGAGACGCCGGACCGGGTCGAGCAGCACCGCACCTTCGTCGACGCGGCGGTCGACGCCGGGGTCGAGCACCTGGTGTACATCTCGTTCTACGGCGCGGCGCCGGACGCCACGTTCACCCTGGCCCGCGATCACTGGGCCACCGAGCAGCACATCCAGTCCCAGGGGCTGGCCGCGACCTTCCTGCGGGACAACCTCTATGCCGACTTCCTGCCGATGCTGGCCGGGGAGGACCGGGTGATCCGCGGTCCAGCCGGTGACGGGCGGGTCGCCGCGGTGGCGCAGGACGACATCGCCGACGCCGCGGTCGCGGTGCTCCGGGATCCGGCCGCGCACGCCGGCCAGACCTATTCGCTGACCGGGCCGGAGGCGTTGACCCTGGCCGAGGTGGCCACCATCATCGGCGCGAGATACCAGCCGGAGACGATCGAGGAGGCCTACGCCTCCCGCGAGTCCTACGGCGCTCCGAAATGGCAACTCGACGCCTGGGTGTCCACCTACACCGCGATCGCCGCCGGCGAGCTGGCCGGCGTCACGACGCACGTCGCGGATCTCACCGGCCGCCCACCGACCTCGGTCGCCACGCTGCTCGCCGGGCGGGACTGA
- a CDS encoding response regulator, producing the protein MTTVALKSAPASRPAVTGRTILVVDDDENIRDLAAFKLEMAGYRTVTAADGCTALTLVTEVRPDLVVLDIAMPGLDGLSVCYRMHADPATADIPVIMLSGMATPTDIELAFVSGAEEYLAKPLNAADLVRRVGWLLP; encoded by the coding sequence ATGACGACGGTCGCCCTGAAATCCGCCCCCGCCTCTCGCCCGGCCGTGACCGGCCGGACCATCCTGGTCGTCGACGACGACGAGAACATCCGGGACCTGGCCGCGTTCAAACTCGAGATGGCCGGGTACCGGACGGTGACCGCGGCGGACGGCTGCACCGCGCTCACCCTGGTCACCGAGGTACGGCCGGACCTGGTGGTGCTGGACATCGCGATGCCCGGCCTGGACGGGCTGAGCGTCTGCTACCGGATGCACGCCGACCCGGCCACCGCGGACATCCCGGTGATCATGCTGAGCGGCATGGCCACCCCCACCGACATCGAACTGGCCTTCGTCTCCGGCGCCGAGGAGTACCTGGCCAAGCCGCTGAACGCGGCCGACCTGGTGCGCCGGGTCGGGTGGCTGCTGCCCTGA
- a CDS encoding FdhF/YdeP family oxidoreductase — translation MSPIDDEERRLRVGAPADHAAGLRAVRLSLTNAVRQMGVRKTVRNLRPLNQHDGVDCMSCAWPDPPGHRHTAEFCENGAKAVSWEGTRATAGPEFFAAHSIADLTGRTDHWLEKQGRLTHPMVRREGGTHYEPISWDEAFLLAGRQLSRLGSPDEAVFYTSGRASNEAAFVYQLLARALGTNNLPDCSNMCHESTGTALMRTIGVGKGSVTLDDLHQADLIVVSGQNPGTNHPRMLTALEIAKRDGAKILAINPLPEAGLLRFDNPQKARGLVGGGTALADRLLRVRSNGDLALWKAIGSLLLARGVADKEFIASSTVGFEAWAAHVARVDRDAVLAATGLDWAEVEAAADMLASAKRIVHCWAMGITQHRNAVATIKEFVNVALLQGMIGKPGAGLCPVRGHSNVQGDRSMGIWEKPPALFLDRLRDEFGFEPPREHGVDAADAVRAFRDGRAKVFVALGGNFVAAMSDTEVTAAAMRNADLTVQISTKLNRSHLEAGRTALILPTLGRTEQDHTGGRVQRITVEDSMSAVHASRGRSEPAGPLLRSEVDIVCAIAEAALGDRHGIPWAGFAADYRTIRERIGRVVPGCDDYADRIDAGGFTMPHPPRDSRTFPTPEGKAVFTVSPLEVLTVPEGRLVLQTLRSHDQFNTTIYGLDDRYRGIRSGRRVVFISAADLAELGFADGELVDLISEWPDGERRADRFRLVEYDTPKGCVAAYYPETNPLVPLDSQAEESGTPTSKWVIVRLERR, via the coding sequence GTGTCGCCGATCGATGACGAAGAGCGCCGGCTGCGGGTGGGTGCGCCGGCCGACCACGCCGCCGGACTCCGGGCCGTCCGGCTGAGCCTGACCAACGCGGTGCGGCAGATGGGCGTCCGCAAGACGGTCCGCAACCTGCGCCCGCTCAACCAGCACGACGGCGTCGACTGCATGAGCTGCGCCTGGCCGGACCCGCCGGGCCACCGGCACACCGCCGAGTTCTGTGAGAACGGGGCGAAGGCGGTCTCCTGGGAGGGCACCCGGGCCACCGCCGGTCCGGAGTTCTTCGCCGCCCACTCGATCGCCGACCTGACCGGGCGGACCGATCACTGGCTGGAGAAACAGGGGCGGCTCACGCACCCGATGGTGCGCCGGGAGGGTGGCACGCACTACGAGCCGATCTCGTGGGACGAGGCGTTCCTCCTGGCGGGGCGGCAGCTGTCCCGCTTGGGGAGCCCGGACGAGGCCGTCTTCTACACCTCCGGCCGGGCCAGCAACGAGGCCGCCTTCGTCTACCAGCTGCTCGCCCGCGCCCTGGGCACCAACAACCTGCCGGACTGCTCGAACATGTGCCACGAGTCCACCGGCACCGCGCTGATGCGCACGATCGGCGTCGGCAAGGGCTCGGTCACCCTGGACGACCTGCACCAGGCCGACCTGATCGTGGTGTCCGGGCAGAACCCCGGCACCAACCACCCGCGGATGCTGACCGCGCTGGAGATCGCCAAGCGGGACGGCGCGAAGATCCTGGCGATCAATCCGCTGCCCGAGGCCGGCCTGCTGCGCTTCGACAACCCGCAGAAGGCGCGCGGCCTGGTCGGCGGCGGCACCGCGCTGGCCGACCGGCTGCTGCGCGTCCGCTCCAACGGCGACCTGGCGCTCTGGAAGGCGATCGGCAGCCTGCTGCTGGCTCGCGGAGTCGCCGACAAGGAGTTCATCGCGTCGTCCACGGTCGGCTTCGAGGCCTGGGCCGCGCACGTCGCCCGGGTGGACCGGGACGCCGTGCTGGCCGCCACCGGCCTGGACTGGGCGGAGGTCGAGGCCGCGGCCGACATGCTGGCCTCGGCGAAACGGATCGTGCACTGCTGGGCGATGGGCATCACCCAGCACCGCAACGCGGTTGCCACGATCAAGGAGTTCGTCAACGTCGCCCTGCTCCAAGGCATGATCGGCAAGCCGGGCGCCGGCCTCTGCCCGGTCCGCGGGCACTCCAACGTGCAGGGCGACCGGAGCATGGGCATCTGGGAGAAACCGCCCGCGCTCTTCCTGGACCGGCTGCGCGACGAGTTCGGCTTCGAGCCGCCCCGCGAGCACGGGGTGGACGCCGCCGACGCGGTCCGGGCGTTCCGGGACGGCCGGGCCAAGGTCTTCGTGGCGCTGGGCGGCAACTTCGTGGCCGCGATGTCGGACACCGAGGTGACCGCGGCCGCGATGCGCAACGCCGACCTCACCGTGCAGATCTCCACCAAGCTCAACCGCAGCCACCTGGAGGCCGGGCGGACCGCGCTGATCCTGCCCACTCTCGGCCGCACCGAGCAGGACCACACCGGCGGCCGGGTGCAGCGGATCACCGTGGAGGACTCGATGTCCGCGGTGCACGCGTCGCGGGGCCGGTCCGAGCCGGCCGGGCCGCTGCTGCGCTCCGAGGTGGACATCGTCTGCGCGATCGCCGAGGCCGCGCTGGGCGACCGGCACGGCATCCCGTGGGCGGGTTTCGCCGCCGACTACCGGACGATCCGGGAGCGGATCGGCCGGGTGGTGCCGGGCTGCGACGACTACGCCGACCGGATCGACGCCGGCGGGTTCACCATGCCGCACCCGCCGCGCGACTCGCGGACCTTCCCGACCCCGGAGGGGAAGGCGGTCTTCACGGTCAGCCCGCTCGAGGTGCTGACCGTGCCGGAGGGCCGCCTCGTCCTGCAGACGCTGCGCAGCCACGACCAGTTCAACACCACGATCTACGGGCTGGACGACCGGTACCGCGGGATCCGCTCCGGGCGCCGGGTGGTCTTCATCAGCGCGGCCGACCTGGCCGAGCTCGGCTTCGCCGACGGCGAGCTGGTGGACCTGATCTCCGAGTGGCCGGACGGCGAGCGCCGGGCCGACCGCTTCCGGCTGGTCGAGTACGACACCCCGAAGGGCTGCGTGGCCGCCTACTACCCGGAGACCAACCCGCTGGTGCCGCTCGACTCGCAGGCCGAGGAGAGCGGCACACCGACCTCGAAATGGGTGATCGTCCGCCTGGAGCGCCGCTGA
- a CDS encoding helix-turn-helix domain-containing protein, whose product MVRQPLTAEQIAAGRRLGAALRAARSGRSLVEVALAAGISPETLRKIEAGRLPAPAFGTVVGLSQALDIPLSELAEVWLADTAIGKAS is encoded by the coding sequence ATGGTTCGCCAACCGCTCACCGCCGAACAGATCGCCGCGGGCCGGCGCCTCGGGGCCGCCCTGCGGGCCGCCCGGTCCGGCCGCAGCCTCGTCGAGGTGGCGCTGGCGGCCGGCATCTCCCCGGAGACGCTGCGCAAGATCGAGGCGGGCCGGCTGCCCGCCCCGGCGTTCGGCACCGTGGTCGGCCTGAGCCAGGCCCTCGACATCCCGCTCAGCGAGCTGGCCGAGGTCTGGCTGGCCGACACGGCCATCGGCAAGGCGTCCTGA
- a CDS encoding dephospho-CoA kinase: protein MSQKSRDGDDSWPAAAADRVVTWARGLGPSAGDRRVLAIEGRSGSGKSSLAAAVADRLGAALIRMDDLYAGWDGLDQGVSALRDWVLAPLAEGRPAIWRRWDWAAGEYAEEHRVPDGRWLVVEGVGAGAPRSYLSGLVWLASPAPVRKQRALARDGDLYAPHWDRWAGHEQAFYTANPVHSQADLVLDN, encoded by the coding sequence ATGAGCCAGAAAAGCCGCGATGGGGACGACAGCTGGCCGGCCGCGGCCGCCGACCGGGTGGTGACCTGGGCGCGGGGTCTGGGCCCGTCCGCGGGGGACCGGCGGGTGCTGGCCATCGAAGGTCGTTCCGGCTCCGGGAAGAGCAGCCTGGCTGCGGCGGTCGCCGATCGGCTCGGGGCGGCGCTGATCCGGATGGACGATCTGTACGCCGGGTGGGACGGGCTGGACCAGGGTGTGTCCGCGCTGCGGGACTGGGTGCTGGCGCCGCTCGCGGAGGGCCGTCCGGCGATCTGGCGGCGGTGGGACTGGGCGGCCGGGGAGTACGCCGAGGAGCATCGGGTGCCGGACGGCAGGTGGCTGGTGGTCGAGGGGGTGGGTGCGGGCGCGCCGCGTTCGTACCTCAGCGGCCTGGTCTGGCTGGCCAGCCCCGCCCCTGTCCGCAAGCAGCGTGCCCTGGCCCGCGACGGCGACCTGTACGCCCCGCACTGGGACCGCTGGGCCGGCCACGAGCAAGCCTTCTACACCGCCAACCCCGTCCACTCCCAAGCCGACCTGGTCCTCGACAACTAA